Proteins encoded together in one Rhizobium bangladeshense window:
- the mutS gene encoding DNA mismatch repair protein MutS: protein MNARIDTGNEAFSAAELATAESRASATPMMEQYIEIKANNPDSLLFYRMGDFYELFFEDALEAARALGITLTKRGQHMGQDIPMCGVPVHAADDYLQKLIALGFRVAVCEQIEDPAEAKKRGAKSVVKRDVIRLVTPGTITEEKLLSPSESNYLMALARIRGGAEPALALAWIDISTGVFRLAETESSRLLADILRIDPRELILPDTIFHDAELKPVFDVLGRTAVPQPAVLFDSASAEGRIARYFGVSTLDGFGSFSRAELAAAAAAVAYVEKTQIAERPPLGKPERESAASTLFIDPATRANLELARTLSGDRNGSLLKAIDRTVTGGGARLLAERLMSPLTEPGRINARLDSIGFLIEEPSLCGKLRDTLKHVPDMPRALSRLALDRGGPRDLAAIRQGLQAAAGLAQLLDSALLPEELGEALSGLKALPEPLEELLAETLADELPLLKRDGGFLRDGASAELDEVRALRDQSRRVIAGLQLQYAEETGIRSLKIKHNNILGYFIEVTAGNAGPMTETAEAKARFIHRQTMASAMRFTTTELADLESRIANAADRALTIELEAFNRMAAAVVAEAEAIKAGARALAVIDVAAGLALLAEEQAYCRPQVDGSKMFAIEGGRHPVVEQALRRQAGGPFVANNCDLSPKTGDRDGAIWLLTGPNMGGKSTFLRQNALIAILAQMGSFVPATTAHIGIVDRLFSRVGASDDLARGRSTFMVEMVETAAILNQASDRSLVILDEIGRGTATFDGLSIAWAAVEHLHEANRCRGLFATHFHELTVLSEKLGRLSNATMRVKEWDGDVIFLHEVGPGAADRSYGIQVARLAGLPASVVSRARDVLTRLEDADRKNPASQLIDDLPLFQVAVRREDTARSPSKVEEALKAMSLDDMTPREALDALYDLKKKLK, encoded by the coding sequence GTGAACGCACGAATAGACACCGGGAATGAAGCCTTTTCGGCTGCCGAGCTCGCCACGGCGGAAAGCCGCGCCTCGGCGACGCCGATGATGGAGCAATATATCGAGATCAAGGCGAACAATCCGGATTCGCTGCTCTTCTATCGCATGGGCGACTTCTACGAGCTGTTCTTCGAGGATGCGCTGGAAGCCGCACGCGCGCTCGGCATCACGCTGACGAAGCGCGGCCAGCACATGGGCCAGGATATCCCGATGTGCGGCGTGCCCGTGCATGCGGCCGACGACTATCTGCAGAAGCTGATCGCGCTCGGCTTCCGCGTGGCCGTCTGCGAACAGATCGAGGATCCGGCCGAGGCCAAGAAACGCGGCGCCAAATCCGTGGTCAAGCGTGACGTCATCCGCCTCGTCACGCCCGGCACCATCACCGAGGAAAAGCTGCTCTCGCCTTCGGAATCGAACTATCTGATGGCGCTTGCCCGCATCCGCGGCGGAGCCGAACCGGCGCTCGCGCTTGCCTGGATCGATATTTCCACCGGCGTTTTCCGGCTTGCCGAAACGGAAAGCTCGCGGCTGCTTGCCGACATCCTGCGCATCGATCCGCGCGAGCTCATCCTGCCCGACACGATCTTCCACGATGCCGAGCTCAAACCCGTCTTCGATGTGCTTGGCCGCACCGCCGTGCCACAGCCGGCGGTTCTCTTCGACAGCGCCAGCGCCGAAGGCCGGATCGCCCGTTATTTCGGCGTCTCGACCCTCGACGGCTTCGGCAGCTTCTCGCGCGCCGAACTCGCGGCGGCCGCAGCCGCCGTCGCCTATGTCGAGAAGACACAGATCGCCGAGCGGCCGCCGCTTGGAAAGCCGGAGCGGGAAAGCGCGGCTTCAACGCTCTTCATCGACCCGGCCACCCGCGCCAATCTGGAGCTTGCTCGCACGCTGTCGGGCGATCGCAACGGATCGCTCCTGAAGGCGATCGACCGCACCGTCACCGGCGGCGGGGCGCGGCTTCTCGCCGAGCGGCTGATGTCGCCGCTGACCGAACCCGGCCGCATCAATGCGCGGCTCGATTCGATCGGCTTTCTGATCGAAGAGCCCTCGCTCTGCGGCAAGCTGCGCGACACGCTGAAACATGTGCCCGACATGCCGCGCGCGCTGTCCCGCCTGGCGCTCGATCGCGGCGGACCGCGCGATCTTGCCGCCATCCGCCAGGGCCTCCAAGCCGCGGCAGGCCTTGCGCAGCTGCTCGATAGCGCGCTGCTGCCTGAAGAGCTCGGCGAGGCGCTGTCTGGTCTGAAAGCGCTTCCCGAGCCGCTGGAAGAACTGCTTGCCGAGACGCTCGCCGATGAATTGCCGCTGCTGAAACGGGATGGCGGCTTCCTGCGCGACGGCGCGAGCGCCGAACTCGACGAAGTCCGGGCGCTGCGAGACCAGTCGCGCCGCGTCATCGCCGGACTGCAATTGCAATATGCCGAGGAAACCGGCATCCGATCGCTGAAGATCAAGCACAACAATATCCTCGGCTATTTCATCGAGGTGACCGCCGGCAATGCCGGGCCGATGACGGAGACGGCGGAGGCGAAGGCCCGCTTCATCCATCGCCAGACCATGGCGAGCGCCATGCGCTTCACCACGACCGAACTTGCCGATCTCGAAAGCCGCATCGCCAATGCCGCCGATCGGGCGCTTACGATCGAACTCGAGGCCTTCAACAGGATGGCGGCGGCAGTCGTGGCGGAAGCCGAGGCGATCAAGGCCGGCGCCAGGGCGCTCGCGGTGATCGACGTCGCCGCAGGCCTGGCGCTGCTCGCCGAAGAGCAGGCCTATTGCCGACCGCAGGTCGACGGCTCGAAGATGTTTGCGATCGAAGGCGGGCGCCACCCGGTCGTCGAACAGGCGCTGCGCCGCCAGGCTGGCGGCCCCTTCGTCGCCAACAATTGCGATCTCTCGCCTAAAACCGGCGATCGCGATGGGGCGATCTGGCTGCTGACCGGTCCGAACATGGGCGGTAAATCGACTTTCCTGCGTCAGAACGCACTGATAGCGATCCTGGCGCAGATGGGTTCCTTCGTGCCGGCAACAACGGCCCATATCGGCATTGTCGACCGGCTTTTCTCCCGCGTCGGCGCCTCCGACGATCTGGCGCGCGGACGCTCGACCTTCATGGTCGAGATGGTGGAAACGGCGGCGATCCTCAATCAAGCGAGCGACCGTTCCCTCGTTATCCTCGACGAGATCGGCCGCGGCACCGCGACCTTCGACGGCCTTTCGATCGCCTGGGCCGCCGTCGAGCACCTGCACGAGGCCAATCGCTGCCGCGGCCTCTTCGCTACACATTTCCACGAGCTGACCGTGCTGTCGGAAAAGCTTGGCCGGCTATCGAACGCCACGATGCGGGTCAAGGAATGGGACGGCGACGTCATCTTCCTGCATGAGGTCGGGCCGGGCGCCGCCGACCGCTCATACGGCATCCAGGTCGCACGTCTTGCGGGGCTTCCAGCGTCGGTCGTGTCGCGGGCCCGCGACGTGCTCACCCGCCTCGAAGATGCCGACCGCAAGAACCCGGCGAGCCAGCTGATCGACGATCTGCCGCTCTTCCAGGTGGCGGTGCGCCGCGAGGACACGGCCCGCAGCCCATCGAAGGTCGAGGAGGCGCTGAAGGCGATGAGCCTCGACGACATGACGCCGCGCGAGGCGCTCGATGCGCTTTACGATCTCAAGAAAAAGCTGAAATAG
- a CDS encoding GNAT family N-acetyltransferase: protein MSSIDILNRDVTAETARPSTAAGQKDGDILGRIGNLETRLARTAREIDAAQAVRYRVFVEEMKAQLPPEAMRRERDFDAYDAFCDHLLVLDRSLEGDPEDQIVGTYRLLRQDVATANGGFYSASEFEIESLLARHPDKRFMELGRSCVLPEYRTKRTVELLWQGNWAYALKHGMSAMFGCASFPGVYLESHALALSFLYHNVLAKDEWAVGALPHLARNMDLMPAEAVNPKRALMALPPLIKGYLRLGAMVGSSAVIDHAFNTTDVLIVLPISSISDRYLNYYGADAGRFAS, encoded by the coding sequence ATGTCCTCCATTGACATTCTGAATCGTGACGTCACCGCAGAGACTGCACGGCCGTCGACGGCTGCCGGGCAGAAGGACGGCGACATCCTCGGCCGGATCGGCAATCTGGAAACCCGCCTTGCCCGCACGGCACGCGAGATCGATGCGGCGCAGGCCGTGCGCTACCGCGTCTTCGTCGAAGAAATGAAGGCGCAACTGCCGCCGGAGGCCATGCGCCGCGAACGCGATTTCGATGCCTATGATGCGTTCTGCGACCATCTTCTCGTTCTCGACCGTTCGCTCGAGGGCGATCCGGAAGACCAGATCGTCGGCACCTATCGACTGCTGCGCCAGGATGTGGCCACCGCCAATGGGGGTTTTTACTCGGCTTCCGAATTCGAGATCGAAAGCCTGCTCGCCAGGCATCCCGACAAGCGTTTCATGGAGCTCGGACGTTCCTGCGTGCTGCCGGAATACCGCACCAAACGCACCGTCGAGCTTCTGTGGCAGGGCAACTGGGCTTATGCGCTGAAGCACGGCATGAGCGCGATGTTCGGCTGCGCCTCGTTCCCCGGCGTCTATCTCGAAAGCCACGCGCTGGCGCTGTCCTTCCTCTACCACAATGTGCTGGCGAAGGACGAATGGGCGGTCGGCGCGCTGCCGCATCTCGCCCGCAACATGGATCTGATGCCGGCCGAGGCCGTCAACCCGAAGCGGGCGCTGATGGCCCTGCCTCCGCTGATCAAGGGCTATCTTCGACTTGGTGCGATGGTCGGCTCCAGCGCGGTCATCGACCATGCCTTTAACACGACCGACGTGCTGATCGTGCTGCCGATTTCCAGCATTTCCGACCGCTACCTGAACTACTACGGCGCCGACGCCGGCCGCTTTGCAAGCTGA
- a CDS encoding NADP-dependent malic enzyme produces the protein MPDINKKDRPVTSVTDQEALDFHAMGRPGKLEINPTKPMATQRDLSLAYSPGVAVPVKAIAADPQTAYDYTARGNMVAVISNGTAILGLGNLGALASKPVMEGKSVLFKRFADVDSIDLEIETENVDEFINCVRFLGPSFGGINLEDIKAPDCFVIESRLRELMDIPVFHDDQHGTAIIAAAGLINALELTGRDLKTTKLVCNGAGAAAIACVELIKAMGFAPENIILCDTKGVIYQGRTEGMNQWKSAHAAKTDARTLEEAMNGADVIFGLSQKGALSAKMIRSMADRPIIFAMANPDPEITPEEVARIRDDAIMATGRSDYPNQVNNVLGFPYIFRGALDVRASTINDAMKIAAVKALANLAREDVPDDVVAAYQGNRPRFGPQYIIPVPFDPRLISAIPVAVAQAAIESGVARKVITDMAGYARELSARRDPIASTLASLYERVRRRPKRIVFAEAEEEQVLRAAMSYANQQLGTAILLGREDLIQATAERAGIDLNRPGFEIVNARISTRVEAYIDYLYARLQRHGYLHRDAQRLIHNDRNHFAATMVALGDADGMVTGITRNYSTALEDVRRCIDAKPGHRVIGVSLALCRGRTVFVADTAVHDMPTAEELADIAEEAAGLARRMGYQPRVAMLAYSTFGHPSGERSERVREAVKILDRRRVDFEYDGEMAADVALNRKVMEQYPFCRLSGPANVLVMPAFHSASISTKMLQELGGSTVIGPILVGLDKPVQITSMGAKDSDIVNMAAIAAYGGS, from the coding sequence ATGCCCGATATCAACAAGAAGGACCGGCCGGTGACCTCGGTGACCGATCAGGAGGCGCTCGACTTTCACGCCATGGGCCGCCCCGGCAAGCTGGAGATCAATCCGACGAAGCCGATGGCGACGCAGCGCGACCTCTCGCTCGCCTATTCCCCTGGCGTCGCCGTCCCGGTCAAGGCGATCGCCGCCGATCCGCAGACCGCCTATGACTATACGGCGCGCGGCAATATGGTCGCCGTCATATCAAACGGCACGGCGATCCTTGGCCTCGGCAATCTTGGCGCACTCGCCTCCAAGCCCGTCATGGAGGGCAAATCGGTGCTCTTCAAGCGCTTCGCCGACGTCGATTCCATCGACCTCGAGATCGAGACGGAAAATGTCGACGAATTCATCAACTGCGTGCGCTTCCTCGGCCCCTCCTTCGGCGGCATCAATCTCGAGGATATCAAGGCGCCGGATTGTTTCGTCATCGAAAGCCGGCTGCGCGAGCTGATGGACATTCCCGTTTTTCATGACGACCAGCATGGCACGGCGATCATCGCCGCCGCCGGCCTGATCAATGCGCTGGAACTGACCGGCCGTGACCTTAAGACGACGAAGCTCGTCTGCAACGGCGCGGGCGCCGCGGCGATCGCCTGCGTCGAATTGATCAAGGCGATGGGCTTTGCGCCCGAAAATATCATCCTCTGCGACACAAAGGGCGTCATCTACCAAGGCCGCACCGAGGGCATGAACCAGTGGAAATCGGCGCACGCGGCAAAGACCGATGCGCGCACGCTGGAGGAGGCGATGAACGGTGCCGATGTCATCTTCGGCCTGTCGCAGAAAGGCGCCCTCTCAGCCAAGATGATCCGCTCGATGGCCGACCGGCCGATCATCTTCGCCATGGCCAATCCCGATCCCGAGATCACGCCGGAGGAGGTCGCCCGCATCCGGGACGACGCCATCATGGCGACGGGCCGCTCGGACTACCCCAACCAGGTCAACAACGTCCTCGGCTTTCCCTATATCTTCCGCGGCGCCCTCGATGTGCGCGCCTCCACCATCAACGACGCAATGAAGATCGCCGCCGTCAAGGCGCTGGCAAACCTTGCCCGTGAGGACGTGCCGGATGACGTGGTCGCCGCCTATCAGGGCAACCGGCCGCGTTTCGGGCCGCAATATATCATCCCTGTTCCCTTCGATCCGCGTCTGATCTCGGCAATTCCGGTCGCCGTCGCGCAAGCTGCGATCGAAAGCGGCGTCGCCCGCAAGGTCATCACCGACATGGCCGGTTATGCCCGCGAGCTTTCGGCGCGCCGCGATCCGATCGCCTCGACGCTTGCCAGCCTCTACGAGCGTGTCCGTCGCCGCCCGAAGCGGATCGTCTTTGCCGAGGCGGAGGAGGAACAGGTGCTGCGCGCTGCCATGTCCTATGCCAACCAGCAGCTCGGCACCGCCATCCTGCTCGGCCGCGAGGATCTGATCCAGGCGACGGCGGAGCGCGCCGGGATCGATCTCAACCGGCCCGGATTCGAGATCGTCAATGCCCGCATCTCGACCCGCGTCGAGGCTTATATCGACTATCTCTATGCCAGGCTGCAGCGTCACGGTTACCTCCACCGCGACGCCCAGCGGCTGATCCACAACGATCGCAACCACTTCGCCGCGACGATGGTGGCGCTCGGGGACGCCGACGGCATGGTGACGGGGATCACCCGCAACTATTCGACGGCGCTCGAGGATGTGCGCCGCTGCATCGACGCGAAGCCCGGCCATCGCGTCATCGGTGTGTCGCTGGCGCTCTGCCGCGGCCGCACGGTTTTCGTCGCCGATACGGCTGTGCACGACATGCCGACCGCCGAAGAGCTTGCCGATATCGCCGAAGAGGCCGCGGGCCTCGCGCGGCGCATGGGATATCAGCCGCGCGTCGCCATGCTTGCCTATTCCACCTTCGGCCATCCCTCGGGCGAACGCTCCGAGCGGGTGCGCGAAGCGGTCAAGATCCTCGATCGGCGGCGCGTCGATTTTGAATATGACGGCGAGATGGCCGCCGACGTCGCCCTGAACCGCAAGGTAATGGAGCAATATCCCTTCTGCCGGCTCTCCGGCCCCGCCAACGTGCTCGTCATGCCGGCCTTCCACTCGGCATCGATCTCGACCAAGATGCTGCAGGAACTCGGCGGCTCCACCGTGATCGGCCCGATCCTCGTCGGCTTGGACAAGCCGGTGCAGATCACCTCGATGGGCGCCAAGGATTCCGACATCGTCAACATGGCGGCGATCGCCGCCTATGGCGGTTCGTAG
- a CDS encoding [protein-PII] uridylyltransferase has protein sequence MQTKREASPNQAARHEQETTPVSATRDVDFSEILDAELLQKQCDAVAEANRNRPDIMRADLLAALKKASTEGRQKARAALAADGSGLNCAYRISWLQDQIITVLYNFATTHIFPLQKDKFAVTAVGGYGRDTLAPGSDIDLLFLFLPRPAEETHKAVEFMLYVLWDMGFKVGHATRTVEECIALAKSDMTIRTAILEMRYICGLQRLETELEARFDKEIVTGTGPEFIAAKLAERDERHRKAGDTRYLVEPNVKEGKGGLRDLHTLFWISKYYYHVRDQAELVKLGVLSKHEYRLLQKADDFLWAVRCHMHFLTGKAEERLSFDIQREIAEAFGYHTRPGLSAVERFMKHYFLVAKDVGDLTRILCAALEDQQAKSIPGLTGVISRFTHRTRKIAGSVEFVEDRGRIALADADVFKRDPVSILRLFHVADINGLEFHPDALKRVTRSLALIDNSLRENDEANRLFMSILTSKRDPALILRRMNEAGVLGRFIPDFGKIVAMMQFNMYHHYTVDEHLIRTVEVLSEIDKSRSEDLHPLANKLISGIEDREALYLAVLLHDIAKGRQEDHSIAGARVARKLCARFGLSQKQTELVVWLIEEHLTMSMVAQTRDLTDRKTIIDFADRVQSLDRLKMLLILTICDIRAVGPGVWNGWKGQLLRTLYYETELLLAGGFSEVSRKERANAAAEALRGALADWSQKDRNTYTKLHYQPYLLSVPLEDQLRHAQFIRQADKAGQALATMVRTDSFHAITEITVLSPDHPRLLAVIAGACAAAGANIVDAQIFTTSDGRALDTIHVSREFADDADELRRAGTIGRMIEDVLSGRKRLPEVIATRTRNRKKSKAFDIPPSVNITNSLSNKFTVIEVECLDRPGLLSEITAVLSDLSLDIQSARITTFGEKVIDTFYVTDLVGQKISGDSKRANITARMKAVMAEEQDELRERMPSGIIAPAATARTSPAAEKKADSPA, from the coding sequence ATGCAGACGAAACGTGAGGCGAGCCCCAATCAGGCAGCCCGGCATGAACAGGAAACCACCCCTGTGAGCGCGACGCGCGACGTCGATTTCTCGGAGATCCTCGACGCCGAGCTGCTGCAGAAGCAGTGCGACGCCGTTGCCGAGGCAAATCGAAACCGGCCCGACATCATGCGCGCCGATCTTCTTGCCGCCCTGAAAAAGGCGAGCACGGAAGGACGGCAGAAGGCGCGCGCGGCTCTTGCAGCCGACGGAAGCGGTCTCAATTGCGCTTACCGGATTTCCTGGCTGCAGGACCAGATCATCACCGTCCTCTATAATTTCGCCACCACCCATATCTTTCCGCTACAGAAGGACAAGTTCGCGGTGACCGCCGTCGGCGGCTACGGCCGCGACACGCTGGCGCCGGGCTCCGATATCGACCTGCTCTTCCTCTTCCTGCCGAGGCCGGCGGAGGAGACGCACAAGGCGGTCGAATTCATGCTCTACGTGCTCTGGGACATGGGCTTCAAGGTCGGCCATGCCACCCGCACGGTGGAGGAATGCATCGCGCTCGCCAAGTCCGACATGACGATTCGCACCGCCATTCTTGAGATGCGCTATATCTGCGGCCTGCAGCGGCTGGAAACCGAGCTCGAGGCCCGTTTCGACAAGGAAATCGTCACCGGCACCGGCCCCGAATTCATCGCCGCCAAGCTTGCCGAGCGCGACGAGCGCCACCGCAAGGCGGGCGACACACGTTACCTCGTCGAGCCCAATGTCAAGGAAGGCAAGGGCGGGCTTCGCGACCTGCACACGCTGTTCTGGATCTCGAAATATTACTACCACGTGCGCGACCAGGCGGAGCTGGTCAAGCTCGGCGTCTTGTCGAAGCACGAATATCGCCTGCTGCAGAAAGCCGACGATTTTCTCTGGGCGGTGCGCTGCCATATGCACTTCCTGACAGGCAAGGCTGAGGAGCGTCTATCCTTCGACATCCAGCGCGAGATCGCCGAGGCCTTCGGCTATCATACCCGCCCTGGCCTTTCGGCGGTCGAGCGTTTCATGAAGCACTATTTCCTCGTGGCCAAGGATGTCGGGGATCTCACGCGCATCCTGTGCGCCGCGCTCGAAGACCAGCAGGCGAAGTCGATCCCGGGCCTCACCGGCGTCATCAGCCGCTTTACCCATCGCACCCGCAAAATTGCCGGCAGCGTCGAATTCGTCGAAGACCGCGGCCGCATCGCGCTCGCCGACGCCGATGTCTTCAAGCGCGATCCGGTCAGCATCCTCAGGCTCTTTCACGTCGCCGACATCAACGGGCTGGAATTCCATCCGGATGCGCTGAAACGCGTCACACGTTCACTCGCGCTGATCGACAACAGCCTACGGGAAAACGACGAGGCGAACCGCCTCTTCATGTCGATCCTGACGTCGAAGCGCGACCCGGCGCTAATTCTGCGCCGGATGAACGAGGCCGGTGTGCTCGGCCGCTTCATTCCTGATTTCGGCAAGATCGTCGCGATGATGCAGTTCAACATGTATCACCACTATACGGTCGACGAGCATCTGATCCGCACCGTCGAGGTTCTCTCGGAGATCGACAAGTCGCGGTCGGAGGATCTGCATCCGCTCGCCAATAAGCTGATCTCGGGAATCGAGGACCGCGAGGCGCTCTATCTCGCGGTTCTCCTCCATGACATCGCAAAGGGTCGCCAGGAGGATCATTCGATTGCCGGCGCCCGCGTCGCCCGCAAGCTCTGCGCCCGCTTCGGCCTGTCGCAGAAGCAGACGGAACTCGTCGTCTGGCTGATCGAGGAACATCTGACCATGTCGATGGTGGCGCAGACCCGCGACCTCACCGATCGCAAGACGATCATCGACTTTGCCGACCGCGTGCAGTCGCTCGACCGGCTGAAAATGCTTCTGATCCTGACGATCTGCGATATTCGGGCAGTCGGCCCCGGCGTCTGGAACGGCTGGAAAGGCCAGCTTCTGCGCACGCTCTACTACGAAACCGAGCTGCTGCTGGCCGGCGGCTTTTCGGAGGTCTCCCGCAAGGAGCGGGCCAATGCCGCCGCCGAGGCGCTGCGCGGCGCCCTCGCCGACTGGAGCCAGAAGGATCGCAACACCTATACCAAGCTGCATTACCAGCCCTATCTGCTCTCCGTACCGTTGGAAGACCAGCTCCGCCACGCCCAGTTCATCCGGCAGGCCGACAAGGCGGGCCAGGCGCTCGCCACCATGGTGCGCACCGACAGTTTCCACGCCATCACTGAAATCACCGTGCTGTCGCCCGACCACCCGCGCCTGCTCGCCGTCATAGCCGGCGCCTGTGCTGCGGCCGGCGCCAACATCGTCGACGCCCAGATCTTCACGACCTCGGACGGACGGGCGCTCGATACGATCCATGTCAGCCGCGAATTTGCCGATGATGCCGACGAGCTGCGCCGCGCCGGCACGATCGGACGAATGATCGAGGATGTTCTGTCCGGCCGCAAGCGGCTGCCCGAGGTCATTGCCACGCGCACGCGCAATCGCAAGAAAAGCAAAGCCTTCGACATTCCGCCCTCGGTCAACATCACCAACAGCCTGTCGAACAAGTTTACGGTCATCGAGGTCGAATGCCTCGACCGGCCGGGCCTCCTGTCGGAGATCACCGCCGTGCTCTCCGATCTGTCGCTCGACATCCAGTCGGCCCGCATCACCACCTTCGGCGAGAAGGTGATCGACACCTTCTACGTCACCGATCTCGTGGGCCAGAAGATATCGGGCGACAGCAAGCGTGCCAATATCACCGCCCGCATGAAGGCCGTGATGGCGGAGGAGCAGGACGAGCTGCGCGAGCGCATGCCCTCCGGCATCATCGCGCCCGCCGCCACCGCCCGGACATCGCCGGCAGCCGAAAAGAAAGCCGATTCCCCCGCATGA
- the murJ gene encoding murein biosynthesis integral membrane protein MurJ, whose protein sequence is MSLVKKFATVGGATLGSRIFGFARETLMAAALGTGPMADVFYAAFRFPNLFRRLFAEGAFNAAFVPLFAKEIEANGTDGAKRFSEEVFGVLFSVLLLITIVMELSMPLLVRFIIAPGFADDPEKFSITIRMAAVMFPYLMCMSLTAMMSGMLNSLHHFFAAAIAPVFLNVVMIGALFYSLYTGADPLATAWYLSWGVLAAGFLQLAVVYVGVLAAGMSIGFRFPKMTANVKRLLILAVPAAVTGGITQINQLIGQAIASSREGAIAALQYADRIYQLPLGVVGVAVGVVLLPELARSLKGGALREAANLQNRSIEFVLFLTIPAAFALWILSDEIIRVLYERGAFHQENTAVVGSILAIYGIGLPAFVLIKALQPGFYAREDTKTPMRFSAIAVATNCATALTLFPYMGAPGIAVAEATAGWISTLLLFTTLLRRGHLTWEWTLAKRAALLIVASAVMGAAIIFLKQYWAPWLASDASLLTKIGTLGLLITIAMLIYFAAAFLIGGADLGMIRRNLNRKPTPAKDA, encoded by the coding sequence ATGAGCCTCGTTAAAAAATTCGCGACCGTCGGCGGCGCCACGCTCGGCAGCCGCATCTTCGGTTTTGCCCGTGAAACGCTGATGGCGGCTGCCCTCGGCACCGGGCCGATGGCCGACGTCTTCTACGCCGCCTTCCGCTTTCCGAACCTCTTCCGTCGGCTATTTGCCGAAGGGGCCTTCAACGCCGCCTTCGTGCCGCTCTTCGCCAAGGAGATCGAGGCGAACGGCACGGACGGAGCCAAGCGCTTTTCGGAAGAGGTTTTCGGCGTGCTGTTTTCGGTGCTGCTCCTCATCACCATCGTGATGGAGCTCTCCATGCCGCTGTTGGTGCGCTTCATCATCGCACCGGGATTCGCCGACGATCCCGAGAAATTCTCGATCACGATCCGCATGGCGGCCGTGATGTTCCCCTATCTGATGTGCATGTCGCTGACGGCGATGATGAGCGGCATGCTGAATTCGCTGCATCATTTCTTCGCCGCCGCCATCGCGCCCGTCTTCCTCAACGTGGTGATGATCGGGGCGTTGTTTTATTCGCTCTACACCGGCGCCGATCCGCTGGCTACGGCCTGGTATCTTTCCTGGGGCGTTCTTGCCGCCGGGTTCCTGCAGCTCGCCGTCGTCTATGTTGGCGTGCTGGCAGCCGGCATGAGCATAGGCTTCCGCTTCCCGAAAATGACTGCGAATGTCAAGCGGCTGCTGATCCTGGCCGTGCCCGCCGCTGTGACGGGTGGCATCACACAGATCAATCAGCTGATCGGCCAGGCGATCGCCTCCTCCCGCGAAGGCGCGATCGCAGCCCTGCAATATGCCGACCGCATCTATCAGCTGCCCCTCGGCGTCGTCGGCGTCGCCGTCGGGGTGGTGCTTCTGCCGGAGCTTGCCCGGTCGCTGAAGGGCGGGGCGCTGCGCGAGGCCGCCAATCTGCAGAACCGCTCGATCGAATTCGTGCTGTTCCTGACCATCCCCGCCGCCTTCGCGCTCTGGATCCTCTCCGACGAGATCATCCGCGTGCTCTACGAGCGCGGCGCCTTCCATCAGGAAAACACCGCCGTCGTCGGCTCGATCCTGGCGATCTACGGCATCGGTCTGCCGGCCTTCGTGCTGATCAAGGCGCTGCAGCCGGGCTTTTATGCTCGCGAGGATACCAAGACACCGATGCGCTTCTCGGCGATCGCGGTCGCCACCAACTGCGCCACGGCGCTCACCCTCTTTCCCTATATGGGCGCGCCCGGCATCGCCGTTGCCGAAGCCACAGCCGGCTGGATCAGCACTCTGCTGTTATTCACCACGCTGTTGCGCCGCGGCCATCTCACATGGGAATGGACGCTGGCAAAACGCGCCGCGCTGCTGATCGTCGCTTCGGCCGTCATGGGCGCGGCGATCATCTTCCTCAAGCAATATTGGGCGCCCTGGCTCGCTTCTGACGCCTCGCTTCTGACCAAGATCGGTACGCTCGGCCTGCTGATAACAATCGCCATGCTCATCTATTTCGCCGCCGCCTTCCTGATCGGCGGAGCGGATCTGGGCATGATCCGGCGCAATCTCAACCGCAAGCCGACGCCGGCAAAGGATGCGTGA